A region of Antedon mediterranea chromosome 8, ecAntMedi1.1, whole genome shotgun sequence DNA encodes the following proteins:
- the LOC140057256 gene encoding uncharacterized protein translates to MSTFNNKGEKSSGFVLSNKLVNETNALLQEENRSLKSQLELLKENSDLKSATLISVLASWMSGKRLNISRENNGETCCSIPQKELSTIVYENKSKQCAHAVEGITCDCSIPIFKNTQPIRETNHKSRDQTDRSYTETFQPKIHSTPKKNIMNETSSRSRLSDASALTEMEYIDKRPLTRTDFSLGASAASLSQGTQEERELKLRIIGEIAFQLDRRIVSYIFRMTDQKNSKRRFYGYTLLTMTTMIDVESAGDLSMRQHFIDKLRKVVTFLSPLGFDIEYHPSRLVAIVNKFGRLNIMNRTAETTEPYLEEACFNALLDDLQLEQTERFDMLILLTSLKAMSRIDGFQLFLF, encoded by the exons ATGTCCACATTTAACAATAAAGGTGAAAAAAGTAGTGGCTTTGTTTTATCAAACAAATTAGTCAACGAAACAAACGCATTACTACAAGAGGAAAATCGTTCTTTAAAATCTCAACTGGAATTGCTGAAAGAAAATTCTGATTTGAAATCAGCAACTTTGATTAGTGTTCTTGCAAGTTGGATGTCTGGAAAACGATTGAACATTTCTAGAG aaaataatgGAGAAACATGTTGCAGTATTCCACAAAAGGAACTTTCTACAAttgtttatgaaaataaatctaAACAATGCGCGCATGCAGTTGAAGGAATAACATGTGATTGTAGTATacctatatttaaaaacactCAACCAATCAGAGAAACAAATCACAAATCACGTGATCAAACTGACAGATCTTACACAGAGACATTTCAGCCCAAAATACATTCTACTCCtaagaaaaatataatgaatgagACCTCCTCAAGAAGTAGACTATCAGATGCATCTGCATTAACTGAAATGGAGTATATAGACAAGCGCCCTCTGACGAGAACTGATTTTAGTTTAGGCGCTTCCGCGGCGTCTTTAAGTCAAGGTACTCAAGAAGAAAGAGAATTAAAGTTGAGAATAATTGGTGAGATAGCTTTCCAACTCGATCGTCGAATAGTCTCCTACATTTTCAGAATGACTGACcaaaaaaacagtaaaagaCGTTTCTACGGTTACACATTACTTACTATGACAACGATGATAGATGTTGAAAGTGCTGGTGATTTATCAATGCGTCAACATTTCATAGACAAACTTCGAAAAGTGGTTACATTTTTAAGTCCGCTAGGTTTCGACATCGAATATCATCCTTCTCGCTTAGTTGCAATTGTTAACAAATTTGGACGACTCAATATTATGAACAGAACTGCGGAGACGACAGAGCCTTACCTAGAGGAGGCGTGCTTTAATGCGTTATTAGATGATCTCCAACTCGAGCAAACCGAACGTTTTGATATGTTGATATTGCTGACCAGCCTAAAAGCAATGTCGAGGATCGATGGTTTTCAGTTATTTCTATTTTAA
- the LOC140056778 gene encoding uncharacterized protein produces the protein MFKVKDTKSKMPAEPSDKEKEEKMKELLYRMQDVEDDEGFAKMENTRMRYLVGYEWDLEEAEIRLRDTVQWRKERRPLEADCKYCEDQPGFHAWRQVGHDKTGRPVIYSCFAQASTQHYTAEDNVQHLLHLAENAKRSMLQDACRWVWVLDVTGMTLSACNPRLGSAVNSVIATHYTERLGNVIIVNHGWLFEGAWKAIKIFVHKNTLAKARLARGDNKIEKCFEEFFDPSLTRWFLQELRLNKHKPMLPSQKSFWKPPDDPDSHDPRGCPDYVRNYLDPYYRQVVCKQTGMSRDELPKTPPMHEPHPNYVQDMRERAKRQQSRNQDDEEDINQDW, from the exons ATGTT TAAAGTAAAAGACACGAAATCCAAAATGCCGGCTGAGCCAAGCGATAAAGAGAAAGAAGAGAAGATGAAAGAACTCCTGTACCGGATGCAAGACGTTGAAGATGACGAAGGATTTGCAAAAATGGAAAATAC cCGGATGCGGTACTTAGTAGGATATGAGTGGGACTTAGAAGAAGCCGAAATCCGCTTACGAGATACCGTTCAATGGAGAAAAGAACGGCGTCCTCTTGAGGCAGACTGTAAATATTGTGAGGATCAGCCTGGATTTCATGCTTGG CGTCAAGTTGGTCACGACAAGACTGGTAGACCTGTCATTTACTCATGCTTTGCACAAGCCTCAACTCAGCACTATACAGCCGAGGATAATGTACAGCATTTATTACATTTGGCCGAGAACGCCAAGAGAAGTATGTTACAAGACGCTTGCAGATGGGTGTGGGTCCTTGATGTAACAG GAATGACCCTATCTGCTTGTAATCCACGTCTGGGTAGCGCCGTCAACTCTGTGATAGCTACCCACTACACTGAACGTCTTGGAAACGTAATCATTGTGAACCATGGGTGGTTGTTTGAAGGTGCTTGGAAGGCCATTAAGATATTCGTACACAAAAATACGCTAGCTAAAGCTAGGCTAGCCAGAGGTGACAACAAAATCGAAAAATGTTTCGAGGAATTCTTTGACCCAAGTCTGACACGGTGGTTTTTGCAAGAACTACGATTAAACAAGCACAAACCGATGTTGCCTTCACAAAAGTCATTCTGGAAACCACCAGATGATCCAGACTCACATGATCCACGCGGCTGTCCAGACTATGTCAGGAATTACTTGGATCCATATTACAGACAAGTTGTTTGTAAACAGACGGGAATGTCCAGGGACGAACTACCAAAGACGCCACCTATGCACGAACCTCATCCTAACTATGTCCAAGATATGCGTGAGCGCGCCAAAAGACAACAGTCACGAAATCAAGACGATGAAGAAGATATTAACCAAGATTGGTGA